The proteins below are encoded in one region of Drosophila santomea strain STO CAGO 1482 chromosome 3R, Prin_Dsan_1.1, whole genome shotgun sequence:
- the LOC120452049 gene encoding M-phase inducer phosphatase — translation MLWETIVEENNCSMDCNISNNTSSSSNINKMSASRRARRSLELMSMDQEELSFYDDDSAPQDQQRSASPELMGLLSPEGSPQRFQIVRQPKILPAVGVSSDHTPARSFRIFNSLSSTCSMESSMDDEYMELFEMESQSQQTALGFPSGLNSLISGQIKEQPAAKSPAGLSMRRPSVRRCLSMTESNTTTTTPPPKTPETARDCFKRPEPPASANCSPIQSKRHRCAAIEKENCPAPSQLTQVTTSHPPPLRKCMSLNDAEIMSALARSENRNEPELIGDFSKAYALPLMEGRHRDLKSISSGTVARLLNGEFSDKVASYRIIDCRYPYEFEGGHIEGAKNLYTTEQILDEFLTVQQTELQQQQNAEAGHKRNIIIFHCEFSSERGPKMSRFLRNLDRERNTNAYPALHYPEIYLLHNGYKEFFESHVELCEPHAYRTMLDPAYNEAYRHFRAKSKSWNGDGLGGATGRLKKSRSRLML, via the coding sequence TAATAACACCAGCAGTTCGAGTAACATCAACAAAATGAGTGCATCTCGCCGTGCTCGCCGTTCCCTGGAACTGATGAGCATGGACCAGGAGGAGCTGTCGTTCTACGACGACGACTCTGCGCCCCAGGATCAGCAGCGTTCGGCCAGTCCGGAGCTGATGGGTCTGCTCTCGCCGGAGGGCTCGCCCCAGCGCTTCCAGATCGTCCGCCAGCCGAAGATCCTGCCAGCAGTGGGAGTATCGAGTGATCACACGCCGGCGCGCAGCTTCCGCATCTTCAACAGCCTGTCCTCCACCTGCTCCATGGAGTCCTCCATGGACGATGAGTACATGGAGCTCTTCGAGATGGAGTCGCAAAGCCAACAGACCGCCCTGGGCTTCCCCAGTGGCCTGAACTCCCTGATCAGTGGCCAGATCAAGGAGCAGCCTGCAGCAAAGTCGCCGGCGGGTCTGTCCATGCGCCGCCCTTCGGTCAGAAGGTGCCTCAGCATGACGGAAAGCAacaccaccactaccacccCACCACCAAAGACCCCAGAGACTGCCCGGGATTGCTTCAAGCGCCCGGAACCGCCAGCATCGGCCAACTGCTCGCCCATCCAGAGCAAACGCCATCGCTGCGCCGCCATTGAGAAGGAGAACTGCCCCGCACCCAGCCAACTCACCCAGGTCACGACCAGCCACCCCCCTCCACTGAGGAAGTGCATGTCCCTAAACGATGCAGAGATCATGTCCGCCCTGGCCCGCTCCGAGAACCGCAACGAGCCCGAACTGATCGGCGACTTCAGCAAAGCCTACGCCCTGCCTCTGATGGAGGGTCGTCATCGGGATCTGAAGAGCATCTCCAGCGGAACAGTGGCTCGCCTGCTGAACGGCGAGTTCAGCGATAAGGTGGCCAGCTATCGCATCATCGACTGCCGCTATCCCTACGAATTCGAGGGCGGCCACATCGAGGGAGCCAAGAACCTGTACACCACCGAGCAGATCCTCGATGAGTTCCTCACCGTACAACAGActgagctgcagcagcagcagaacgCCGAAGCGGGACATAAGCgcaacatcatcatcttcCACTGCGAGTTCTCCTCGGAGCGTGGACCCAAAATGTCCCGCTTCCTGAGGAATTTGGATCGCGAGAGGAATACCAATGCCTATCCGGCGCTGCACTATCCCGAGATCTATCTGCTGCACAACGGCTACAAGGAGTTCTTCGAGTCGCACGTTGAGCTGTGCGAACCCCATGCCTACCGCACCATGCTGGACCCCGCCTACAACGAAGCCTACCGCCACTTCCGCGCCAAGTCCAAGTCCTGGAATGGCGATGGTCTGGGCGGAGCCACCGGGCGACTCAAGAAGTCGCGCTCGCGACTGATGCTGTAG